The following proteins are encoded in a genomic region of Opitutus sp.:
- a CDS encoding ATP-binding protein, with protein MKTEPEKPDLLKDQLKYLKLGYLLRHHGELTAEAAKARCSHAEFLRRLVQAETQDRQIRALERRIQAARFPVKKTVDQFQWDWPKELNEAQVRHLFELGFVKERTNAVFCGGVGLGKTHLASALGYAACQAGYTVLFTTAVDAINALVTAQSLHRLQAELKRYMTPAVLVLDEVGYLPLDKSGADLLFQIVSQRYERGSLIVTTNKAYKHWAGIFNNDAGITAAILDRLLHRAQTVVIEGKSYRMKDRLADEPAS; from the coding sequence ATGAAAACAGAACCCGAAAAACCCGATTTATTAAAAGACCAGCTCAAGTATCTGAAACTCGGTTACCTGTTGCGTCACCACGGCGAACTGACCGCCGAGGCGGCCAAGGCGCGCTGTTCGCACGCCGAATTTTTACGCCGACTGGTGCAGGCCGAGACCCAGGACCGCCAGATCCGGGCGCTGGAGCGGCGTATCCAGGCGGCGCGCTTCCCGGTCAAGAAAACCGTCGACCAGTTCCAGTGGGACTGGCCCAAGGAGTTGAACGAAGCGCAGGTGCGGCACCTCTTCGAACTGGGCTTTGTCAAGGAGCGCACCAACGCGGTGTTTTGCGGTGGTGTGGGGCTCGGTAAAACACACCTCGCGAGCGCGTTGGGCTACGCGGCCTGCCAGGCGGGTTACACGGTGCTGTTTACGACGGCGGTGGACGCGATCAACGCTTTGGTCACCGCCCAGTCCCTGCACCGGTTGCAAGCCGAGTTGAAGCGTTACATGACCCCTGCGGTGCTCGTGCTCGATGAGGTCGGCTACCTGCCGCTCGACAAGTCGGGGGCCGACCTGCTCTTCCAGATCGTCAGCCAACGCTACGAACGCGGCTCGCTGATCGTCACCACCAACAAGGCCTACAAACACTGGGCAGGGATCTTTAACAACGACGCTGGCATCACCGCGGCGATCCTGGACCGCCTACTGCACCGGGCCCAGACCGTCGTCATCGAGGGCAAATCCTACCGCATGAAAGACCGCCTAGCCGACGAACCTGCAAGCTGA
- the ltrA gene encoding group II intron reverse transcriptase/maturase, translating to MSSVTETTDESSRYLNGEACKDRKRQSRKDVGPKSLISDQHVGGVSGGGGVGKVVRLSGETCGGGASCDASTTGTSAAKPRKAGRAVAGVGDLHSSDDLADIKTAGERREGTCSHASQSGKGPDDGWGDELWIKTSPKVRKLQRVLYRKAKAEPHWRFYSLYGELYRQDILSDALDQVIANDGVPGVDGFEVETLVKNEAYRAAWLLALAEEMRTKTYRPSPVLRVYIWKDQARTKRRALGIPTVKDRVVQSAAAIVLQPIWEADFHDHSYAYRPKRRTHQAMDKVKEALLSGKVEVVDADLSSYFDMIPHRELLQLVAKRVSDGSVLRLIKTWLRAPIVEEDRDTGCRKVSANRCGTPQGGVISPLLANLYLNDLDHAVNEKCEQKPTMVRYADDLLILCKPGQGAGLQTRLKRWLEARKLKLNEEKTRLVDTRKEGFEFLGFSVAWRQGMKSKRRYPHVEPSAKSLAKLRDKVRMELDVRTRNQPAVAVVRKVNQITRGWATAFHYGNSTHVFSNQQAFVRNRLRRWLWRKYSRTHGLFEFFTDDRLHGQYKLWHWPLTAAWKQ from the coding sequence ATGAGCTCCGTTACCGAAACAACCGACGAGTCCAGCCGCTACCTGAACGGTGAAGCCTGCAAGGATCGGAAAAGGCAGTCTCGCAAAGACGTAGGACCTAAATCGTTGATTTCCGATCAACACGTCGGCGGAGTCAGCGGGGGCGGCGGGGTGGGAAAGGTCGTTAGGTTAAGTGGTGAGACCTGCGGCGGTGGGGCGTCTTGCGATGCCTCAACCACCGGCACAAGCGCGGCAAAACCTCGTAAGGCCGGACGGGCCGTGGCAGGAGTCGGAGACCTCCATAGTAGTGATGATCTAGCGGACATTAAAACCGCCGGGGAGCGAAGGGAGGGCACTTGTTCCCACGCATCACAGAGCGGCAAAGGACCCGACGATGGCTGGGGTGATGAACTCTGGATAAAAACGTCACCGAAGGTTCGGAAGCTGCAACGTGTGCTATATCGGAAAGCAAAAGCGGAGCCGCATTGGCGGTTCTATAGTTTGTATGGAGAGCTGTATCGGCAGGACATTCTGTCGGATGCGCTCGATCAGGTGATCGCCAATGACGGCGTGCCGGGAGTGGACGGGTTCGAGGTGGAAACGCTCGTAAAGAACGAAGCCTATCGGGCGGCATGGCTGCTTGCGCTGGCGGAGGAAATGCGAACGAAAACCTACCGACCCAGTCCGGTCCTGCGCGTCTATATATGGAAGGATCAGGCCAGGACCAAACGTCGTGCGCTGGGCATCCCCACGGTAAAAGACCGTGTGGTGCAAAGTGCGGCGGCGATCGTGTTGCAACCCATCTGGGAGGCGGACTTCCATGACCACTCCTACGCCTACCGGCCGAAACGCCGGACCCATCAGGCGATGGACAAAGTTAAAGAGGCCCTGCTGAGCGGAAAGGTGGAGGTGGTGGACGCGGATTTATCGAGCTACTTCGATATGATCCCGCACCGCGAACTCCTGCAATTGGTGGCCAAACGGGTGAGCGATGGGAGCGTGTTGCGTTTAATAAAAACGTGGCTGCGCGCACCCATCGTGGAAGAGGACCGGGACACGGGGTGCCGCAAGGTGAGCGCGAACCGGTGTGGCACGCCACAAGGCGGAGTTATATCGCCTCTGCTGGCGAACCTCTACCTCAACGACCTCGATCATGCGGTGAATGAGAAGTGCGAACAAAAGCCGACGATGGTGCGTTACGCCGACGACCTCCTGATCCTGTGCAAACCGGGTCAAGGGGCGGGGCTGCAAACGCGACTGAAACGGTGGCTGGAGGCACGTAAGTTAAAGCTCAACGAAGAGAAAACCCGACTGGTGGATACACGAAAGGAAGGCTTTGAGTTCCTCGGTTTTTCCGTCGCATGGCGGCAAGGCATGAAGAGCAAACGAAGGTATCCGCACGTGGAACCCAGTGCGAAAAGTCTGGCCAAGTTACGCGACAAAGTGCGGATGGAGCTAGATGTGCGAACGCGCAACCAACCGGCGGTGGCGGTGGTCCGCAAGGTCAACCAAATCACTCGCGGTTGGGCGACGGCGTTTCATTACGGCAACAGCACGCACGTGTTTAGTAACCAGCAGGCTTTTGTGCGCAACCGGTTGCGGCGGTGGCTGTGGCGAAAGTATAGCCGCACCCACGGACTCTTCGAGTTCTTCACCGACGACCGTTTGCATGGTCAATACAAACTATGGCACTGGCCGCTTACGGCGGCTTGGAAGCAATGA
- a CDS encoding efflux RND transporter permease subunit produces the protein MVIGHWALVIPAMLAFAIRNLFVTLSAALALALAGLWAWSRVPVDAIPDLSDNQVIVWAEWPGQSPADVDQQITSRLARELQGLPGVQTVRGLSLYGTAYVYVIFEDRRDLYENRTRTLERLSQIQGILPAGVTAKLGPDATAMGQVYAFTLQGPRDTESKRYVLDQVVVPALRAVPGVAEVAPAGGVVREYQIDVDPTRLEEQSITLDQLMTAVRAAGRDVGAMSVEQSGIETMIRGAGFIRSVKDVENIVIRGDRMTGSGIRLGEIAQVQLGGQFRQGLLADGHQEQVGAIVALRVHEDPKRVIAGIKQRLADLAPTLAAEKLEPVAFYDRSQLIDETNATVTDNLREAIVTTMLVVVLFLLHLRASIATAVSLPLGMLFAFLVMHFLGVSANLMSLAGIAIAIGVMVDFGIIMTENITQHLVYLQAKCRRENRPMPTSPWNEEITETVVTASREVARPLVTSAATTVIGFLPLFALTDQAGRLFIPLALTKTLAISGAVLVGVFLVPALCRLLLPPWQVRKTPLLLLAGLAAGLTFGWYINTGYILPFDHDRWSLHVPGWLFAPALAALVGSAVWRLGREKLVDYEQNPTSRAIHVSYDWAYTHILHHKVLFASTLVLLAGGGYLLGLGWPRVSTPLRAAISAAGGDLRSTHADALLTRWFPGVGSSFLPPLDEGSLLFMPSVPATAGLGETQRVMAIQNRAIEEVPEVAGVMGKLGRAETALDPAPIGMIETVVVLKPYKDWPIEDILLPDGTTERRPRTLAEVRASLAAATDLPGVAPSWLQPIETRVVMLSTGIRSLMALQLLGDDAAALERFAEKAEKIIQATPGAADAQMQREGGKTYAEIRLDPAKLARFGFTQEMVLEGVESAFGGMPVTFSVEGALRYPVRIRYLRERRDDPDELLGLQVGMTGEHGAVPLSSLLAKPTTFTLEVPSTSALLATLSLTHQRNLVPIDNLVARSVNDPSLDIGHSSLVIPRAERAELTIPAGENLPATLTPHVVAQRPSEAGLTYVIGPMAIRSEGGKRTQYVMFNAAPGASETDIVTSADARLRAAIASGELPLPSGATYRWVGRYEQKLKADRTLGWVIAASFAVMVMLIFVGTRSWLITSIIIFCNATVTTAGGFVLVWLWGAQLTTAVTVGFLVLLGVMFNDGILLGTYLQEKFRTAPRDLADVHARIFEAGLRRRRPAIMTNMTTMLSLVPVLWATGRGAELMAPMMLPVIGGMIFDIASLFSVPVFFAWYWERRLAREASVPSVP, from the coding sequence TTGGTCATTGGACATTGGGCATTGGTCATTCCAGCCATGCTGGCCTTCGCCATCCGCAACCTCTTCGTCACCCTCTCCGCCGCGCTGGCCCTCGCCCTCGCCGGCCTCTGGGCCTGGAGCCGCGTGCCGGTGGACGCCATTCCCGACCTCTCCGATAACCAGGTCATCGTCTGGGCCGAGTGGCCCGGCCAATCCCCCGCCGACGTCGATCAACAAATCACCTCGCGCCTCGCCCGCGAACTCCAGGGCCTCCCCGGTGTGCAGACCGTGCGTGGCCTCTCCCTCTACGGCACCGCCTACGTTTACGTCATCTTCGAGGACCGCCGCGACCTCTACGAAAACCGCACCCGCACCCTCGAACGCCTTTCCCAAATCCAGGGCATCCTCCCCGCCGGCGTCACCGCCAAACTCGGCCCCGACGCCACCGCCATGGGCCAGGTTTACGCCTTCACCCTCCAAGGCCCGCGCGACACCGAGTCCAAACGCTACGTCCTCGACCAGGTCGTCGTCCCCGCCCTCCGCGCCGTCCCCGGGGTCGCCGAGGTCGCCCCCGCCGGCGGCGTCGTCCGCGAATACCAGATCGACGTGGACCCCACCCGCCTCGAGGAACAATCCATCACCCTCGACCAGCTCATGACCGCCGTACGCGCCGCCGGCCGCGACGTCGGCGCCATGAGCGTCGAACAAAGCGGCATCGAGACCATGATCCGCGGCGCCGGCTTCATCCGCTCCGTCAAGGACGTGGAAAACATCGTCATCCGCGGCGACCGCATGACCGGCTCCGGCATCCGCCTCGGCGAGATCGCCCAGGTTCAGCTCGGCGGACAATTCCGCCAGGGCCTGCTCGCCGACGGACACCAGGAACAGGTCGGCGCCATCGTCGCCCTCCGCGTCCACGAAGACCCCAAACGCGTCATCGCCGGCATCAAACAACGCCTCGCCGACCTCGCCCCCACCCTCGCCGCCGAGAAACTCGAACCCGTCGCCTTCTACGACCGCTCCCAGCTCATCGACGAGACCAACGCCACCGTCACCGACAACCTCCGCGAGGCCATCGTCACCACGATGCTCGTCGTCGTGCTTTTCCTGTTACACCTCCGCGCCAGCATCGCCACCGCCGTCAGCCTGCCGCTCGGCATGCTCTTCGCGTTCCTCGTCATGCACTTCCTCGGCGTGAGTGCGAACCTCATGAGCCTCGCCGGCATCGCCATCGCTATCGGCGTGATGGTCGATTTCGGCATCATCATGACGGAAAACATCACCCAACACCTCGTCTATCTCCAGGCGAAGTGCCGGCGCGAAAACCGACCCATGCCCACCTCGCCCTGGAACGAGGAAATCACCGAAACCGTCGTCACCGCCTCCCGCGAGGTCGCCCGCCCCCTCGTAACCTCCGCCGCCACCACCGTCATCGGCTTTCTCCCCCTCTTCGCCCTCACCGACCAGGCAGGCCGCCTCTTCATCCCGCTCGCCCTCACCAAAACCCTCGCCATCAGCGGCGCCGTCCTCGTCGGCGTCTTCCTCGTCCCCGCCCTCTGCCGCCTCCTCCTCCCGCCCTGGCAGGTGCGCAAGACCCCGCTTCTCCTCCTCGCCGGCCTCGCCGCCGGCCTCACCTTTGGCTGGTATATAAACACGGGTTATATCCTCCCCTTCGACCACGACCGCTGGTCGCTCCATGTCCCCGGATGGCTCTTCGCCCCCGCTCTCGCCGCACTCGTCGGCTCTGCCGTCTGGCGCCTCGGCCGTGAGAAACTCGTGGACTACGAGCAAAACCCCACCAGCCGCGCCATCCACGTCTCCTACGACTGGGCCTACACCCATATCTTGCACCACAAGGTCCTCTTCGCCTCCACCCTCGTCCTCCTCGCCGGCGGCGGCTACCTCCTCGGCCTCGGTTGGCCCCGCGTCAGCACGCCCCTCCGGGCCGCCATCTCCGCCGCCGGCGGCGACCTGCGCTCCACCCACGCCGACGCCCTCCTCACCCGCTGGTTCCCCGGCGTCGGCTCTAGTTTCCTCCCGCCCCTCGACGAAGGCAGCCTGCTCTTCATGCCGTCCGTGCCCGCCACCGCCGGACTCGGCGAAACCCAGCGCGTCATGGCCATTCAAAACCGCGCCATCGAGGAAGTCCCCGAAGTCGCCGGGGTCATGGGCAAACTCGGCCGCGCCGAGACCGCCCTCGACCCAGCCCCCATCGGCATGATCGAGACCGTCGTCGTCCTAAAACCCTACAAAGACTGGCCCATCGAAGACATCCTCCTCCCCGACGGCACCACTGAACGCCGCCCGCGTACCCTCGCCGAAGTCCGCGCCAGCCTCGCCGCCGCCACCGACCTGCCCGGCGTCGCCCCCAGCTGGCTCCAGCCCATCGAGACCCGCGTCGTCATGCTCTCCACCGGTATCCGCAGCCTCATGGCCCTGCAACTCCTCGGCGACGACGCCGCCGCGCTCGAACGCTTCGCCGAAAAAGCCGAAAAAATCATCCAGGCCACCCCCGGCGCCGCCGACGCCCAGATGCAGCGCGAAGGAGGCAAAACCTACGCCGAGATTCGCCTCGACCCCGCCAAACTCGCCCGCTTCGGCTTCACCCAGGAAATGGTGCTCGAAGGCGTCGAATCCGCCTTCGGCGGCATGCCCGTCACCTTCTCCGTCGAAGGCGCACTCCGCTACCCCGTCCGCATCCGCTACCTCCGCGAACGCCGCGACGACCCCGACGAATTGCTCGGACTCCAAGTCGGCATGACCGGCGAACACGGCGCCGTCCCGCTCTCGAGCCTCCTCGCCAAACCCACCACCTTCACTCTCGAAGTCCCTTCCACCTCCGCCCTCCTCGCCACCCTCTCGCTCACCCACCAGCGCAACCTCGTCCCTATCGACAATCTCGTAGCGAGGAGCGTGAACGACCCGTCATTGGACATTGGTCATTCGTCATTGGTCATTCCGCGCGCCGAGCGCGCGGAGCTCACCATTCCCGCCGGCGAAAACCTCCCCGCCACCCTCACGCCCCACGTCGTCGCGCAGCGTCCGAGCGAGGCCGGCCTCACCTACGTCATCGGCCCCATGGCCATCCGCAGCGAAGGCGGCAAACGCACCCAATACGTGATGTTCAACGCCGCCCCCGGCGCGTCAGAGACCGACATCGTTACCTCCGCTGACGCCCGTCTCCGCGCGGCCATCGCCTCCGGCGAACTCCCCCTGCCTTCTGGTGCGACCTACCGCTGGGTCGGCCGCTACGAGCAAAAGTTAAAAGCCGACCGCACCCTCGGCTGGGTCATCGCCGCGTCCTTCGCCGTCATGGTCATGCTCATCTTTGTCGGCACACGCTCGTGGCTGATCACCTCCATCATCATTTTCTGCAATGCCACGGTCACTACCGCCGGCGGCTTCGTCCTCGTCTGGCTCTGGGGCGCGCAGCTCACCACCGCCGTAACGGTGGGTTTCCTCGTCCTGCTCGGCGTGATGTTCAACGACGGCATCCTCCTCGGCACCTACCTCCAGGAAAAATTCCGCACCGCCCCCCGCGACCTCGCCGACGTCCACGCGCGCATTTTCGAAGCCGGCCTACGCCGCCGCCGCCCAGCGATCATGACGAATATGACCACGATGCTCTCCCTTGTCCCCGTGTTATGGGCCACCGGACGCGGTGCCGAACTGATGGCCCCGATGATGTTGCCCGTGATCGGCGGCATGATCTTCGACATCGCGTCCCTCTTCTCCGTCCCCGTCTTCTTCGCCTGGTATTGGGAACGCCGCCTCGCCCGCGAGGCATCCGTCCCATCCGTCCCTTAA
- a CDS encoding efflux RND transporter periplasmic adaptor subunit translates to MLSLPPWVVTLAGLAAGAATVALLPSSTLFHDAAGHQHADAASAPVAGERWACPMMDFIGTKPGACPVCGMAMTQVVASELTREQTRRMGLETFIATLGPATATVHAYGAAEYDHRFTQLVIPRVAGRIVKRFEATYGCCEEVEAGAPVVELYSPELIAAQGELQAALKLNEPALIASLRERFARWHLAEVADAIVAGQPVRDTVIITSPFSGQVLQQDTDMINEALAVGREIMADAPLLRLVDPDKLVLVVHVPEHRANWIATGQSVLIESDDAGPLPQVKATVTRVAAEINPSNRAREVRIHLTGARTFLSPGSLVSARFQVALGKDLKPAAPTDRSTWGQFVLIPKTAVLSTGVRHVAWKITSRDAKGHARFALAPLALGPRLEDENGKDLYVVRTGLAAGDEVATQGAFLIDSQAQLAGTPSLLFPNGATAPTPAHQH, encoded by the coding sequence ATGCTCTCCCTCCCTCCCTGGGTCGTCACCCTCGCCGGCCTCGCCGCCGGTGCCGCCACCGTCGCCCTGCTGCCATCCTCCACGCTCTTCCATGACGCCGCCGGTCACCAACACGCCGACGCCGCCTCCGCTCCCGTCGCCGGCGAACGCTGGGCCTGCCCCATGATGGACTTCATCGGCACCAAACCCGGCGCCTGCCCCGTCTGCGGCATGGCCATGACCCAAGTCGTCGCCAGCGAGCTCACTCGTGAACAAACCCGACGCATGGGCCTCGAAACCTTCATTGCCACCCTCGGCCCCGCCACCGCAACCGTCCACGCGTACGGCGCCGCCGAATACGACCACCGCTTCACCCAACTCGTCATCCCCCGCGTCGCCGGCCGCATCGTCAAACGCTTCGAAGCCACCTACGGTTGCTGCGAGGAGGTCGAAGCCGGGGCTCCCGTTGTCGAACTCTACAGCCCTGAACTCATCGCCGCCCAAGGCGAACTTCAAGCCGCCTTAAAACTCAACGAACCCGCCCTCATCGCCAGCCTGCGCGAACGTTTCGCCCGTTGGCACCTCGCCGAGGTCGCCGATGCCATCGTCGCCGGCCAACCCGTTCGCGATACCGTCATCATTACATCACCCTTCTCCGGCCAAGTCCTCCAGCAGGATACCGACATGATCAATGAAGCCCTCGCCGTCGGCCGCGAAATCATGGCCGACGCCCCACTGCTTCGTCTCGTCGATCCCGACAAGCTAGTCCTCGTCGTCCACGTCCCCGAACACCGCGCCAACTGGATAGCCACCGGTCAGTCCGTGTTAATCGAAAGCGACGACGCCGGCCCGCTCCCTCAAGTCAAAGCCACCGTCACTCGAGTCGCCGCCGAGATCAACCCCTCCAACCGCGCCCGCGAGGTCCGCATCCACCTCACTGGAGCCCGCACCTTTCTCTCCCCCGGCAGTCTCGTCAGCGCCCGTTTTCAAGTCGCTCTTGGCAAAGACCTCAAGCCCGCCGCCCCCACCGATCGCTCCACCTGGGGCCAATTCGTCCTCATTCCCAAAACCGCGGTACTCTCCACCGGCGTTCGCCACGTCGCCTGGAAAATCACCTCCCGCGACGCCAAGGGCCACGCCCGTTTCGCCCTCGCCCCGCTCGCCCTCGGCCCCCGCCTCGAAGACGAAAACGGCAAAGACCTCTACGTCGTTCGCACCGGCCTCGCCGCCGGCGACGAGGTAGCCACCCAAGGTGCCTTCCTGATCGACAGCCAAGCCCAGCTTGCCGGCACCCCCAGCCTCCTCTTCCCGAACGGCGCCACCGCCCCCACCCCCGCCCACCAACACTAA
- a CDS encoding TolC family protein yields the protein MRPHRLLALASLLLSFAAVRGEEAVPVTAPPPPSTALLDAVTRAPTLQAARARAQAAEARTGAAGRFPDPTLEGMYSQVRQPMGGEKFPMWALTFSQPLPKAGERSADRDRASAVLSMAEADYAVMAGEMAADTAMAIADADAARARSDLLERQIARTEKILSALDARLASGSGRVADRLALQTRIASMRLMIAKENRMADDALSDARGRLGLPPDAPLPAFSAPASAEIDPESVPALRLASAKTDEARAMVRMARASARPMTSVGLRFEREQESLGNTDTIGVIFMTELPFRSRAYAHAEQRAARAEETAARADSDSARHRARSALSRSERAERLAATSRKLAAETSSRLDAEYDSLIRSAGTPAMAGGETSVLMVLEILERQTDADLQVVEADYAARSARAELWRYAPASLF from the coding sequence ATGCGCCCCCACCGCCTCCTCGCACTCGCGAGTCTGTTGCTCTCGTTTGCCGCCGTGCGTGGCGAAGAGGCCGTGCCGGTTACAGCTCCCCCGCCGCCGTCCACCGCTCTTCTCGACGCCGTCACCCGCGCGCCCACCCTTCAAGCCGCCCGCGCCCGCGCCCAGGCGGCCGAGGCCCGCACGGGCGCCGCCGGTCGCTTCCCCGACCCCACCCTCGAGGGCATGTATTCGCAGGTCCGCCAACCCATGGGCGGCGAAAAATTTCCCATGTGGGCGCTCACCTTTTCGCAACCTCTCCCCAAAGCCGGTGAACGCTCCGCCGACCGGGACCGCGCCTCCGCCGTCCTCTCCATGGCCGAGGCCGACTATGCCGTCATGGCCGGCGAGATGGCCGCCGACACCGCCATGGCCATCGCCGACGCCGACGCCGCCCGCGCCCGCTCCGACCTACTCGAACGACAGATCGCCCGAACCGAAAAAATCCTCTCCGCCCTCGACGCCCGTCTCGCCTCCGGCTCCGGCCGCGTCGCCGACCGTCTCGCCCTTCAAACCCGCATCGCGTCGATGCGCCTCATGATCGCGAAGGAAAACCGCATGGCCGACGATGCCCTCTCCGACGCCCGCGGCCGCCTCGGCCTCCCCCCAGACGCCCCGCTTCCCGCCTTTTCCGCGCCCGCCTCCGCCGAGATCGATCCGGAAAGTGTTCCCGCCCTCCGCCTCGCCTCCGCCAAGACCGACGAAGCCCGCGCCATGGTCCGCATGGCCCGGGCCTCTGCCCGCCCCATGACGTCCGTCGGCCTCCGCTTCGAGCGCGAGCAAGAAAGCTTGGGCAACACCGATACCATTGGCGTCATCTTTATGACCGAGCTGCCCTTCCGCTCCCGCGCCTACGCCCACGCAGAACAACGCGCCGCCCGCGCTGAAGAGACCGCCGCCCGCGCCGACTCCGACTCCGCCCGCCACCGCGCCCGCTCCGCCCTCTCCCGCTCCGAGCGCGCAGAACGCCTCGCAGCAACCTCCCGCAAACTCGCCGCCGAAACATCCTCCCGCCTCGACGCCGAATACGATTCCCTCATCCGCTCCGCCGGCACCCCCGCCATGGCTGGCGGCGAAACCTCCGTCCTTATGGTCCTCGAAATCCTAGAACGCCAGACCGACGCCGATCTCCAGGTCGTCGAGGCCGACTACGCCGCCCGCTCCGCCCGCGCCGAACTCTGGCGCTACGCCCCCGCCTCCCTTTTCTAA
- a CDS encoding multicopper oxidase domain-containing protein encodes MRFREGEVARIQVNNRLAKEESSVHWHGLLGPNLKDGVPYI; translated from the coding sequence TTGCGCTTTCGCGAAGGCGAGGTCGCCCGCATCCAGGTCAACAACCGCCTCGCGAAAGAAGAATCCTCCGTGCACTGGCACGGCCTGCTCGGTCCCAATCTGAAAGACGGCGTGCCCTACATCTAA
- a CDS encoding DUF2959 family protein, which translates to MLLLVGLFSLSVINSIKPVMTASDAAVVLFIFSVATVSADKQGVNSAAVQHTVLAVHSGNQRVDAVLVALAGVSLSLGTPVKTQIERLAAAMDQIESLAAEVRERSSVMQSQGDGYFFRWEQELAQLHDESSRARGFKRKQVVQAQFLKLRAGYMRVNSGLTQFLADLRVVRALLDHDLTPSAVLEIKSVSEKVTVSAPSLHESLAKLDEDFKSLGKELTFVGQPRSQ; encoded by the coding sequence ATGTTGTTGCTCGTGGGTTTGTTCAGCCTCTCAGTAATCAACTCAATCAAGCCCGTCATGACTGCATCCGACGCCGCTGTTGTTTTGTTCATCTTCTCCGTCGCCACCGTGAGTGCCGATAAACAGGGCGTGAATTCTGCGGCTGTGCAGCACACGGTTTTGGCGGTGCATTCGGGCAATCAGCGCGTGGACGCCGTCTTGGTGGCGTTGGCCGGGGTTAGTCTCAGTCTGGGCACGCCCGTCAAAACTCAGATTGAACGATTGGCCGCTGCGATGGATCAAATCGAATCGCTGGCCGCTGAAGTCCGTGAGCGTTCCAGTGTGATGCAATCGCAGGGGGATGGTTATTTTTTTCGGTGGGAGCAGGAGTTGGCTCAACTGCATGACGAGTCCAGCAGAGCCCGGGGTTTTAAGCGTAAGCAGGTGGTTCAGGCTCAATTCCTGAAATTGCGGGCAGGCTACATGCGGGTTAACTCCGGTTTAACCCAGTTCCTGGCCGACCTTCGGGTTGTTCGCGCCTTGTTAGACCATGACCTTACCCCGTCAGCGGTTTTGGAGATCAAAAGCGTAAGCGAAAAAGTGACGGTAAGTGCCCCTTCATTGCACGAATCCTTGGCGAAACTGGATGAGGATTTTAAGTCGCTCGGCAAAGAGCTCACGTTTGTCGGCCAACCGAGAAGTCAGTAG
- a CDS encoding UDP-2,3-diacylglucosamine diphosphatase yields MKKLSVRTVILSDVHLGTVESKASEVNHFLRHVSCEKLILNGDIIDGWQLQRGGSWAKSHTRFIRIVLKKIEKKDTQVIYLRGNHDDILSQFLPLDFENLNIVEEYIHEGLRGRYLVLHGDVFDTITKNFVWLAHLGDWGYRALLKINRAYNAWRAWRGLEYWSLSKAIKARVKSAVNHVSNFEEHIAELAKARGCTGVMCGHIHTAADKMLGEIHYLNSGDWVESLTAVVEHHDGRFELINYVDFLRKFPQPAEDSSESDLVSSSL; encoded by the coding sequence ATGAAAAAACTCAGTGTTCGTACCGTTATCCTCTCCGACGTCCACCTCGGTACCGTTGAAAGTAAAGCCTCCGAGGTGAATCACTTCCTGCGGCACGTGAGCTGCGAAAAGCTGATTCTCAACGGAGATATCATCGACGGCTGGCAGCTGCAGCGCGGCGGCAGTTGGGCTAAAAGCCACACTCGGTTTATACGCATCGTGCTGAAGAAAATCGAGAAGAAGGACACTCAGGTCATTTACCTGCGCGGCAACCACGACGACATCCTTTCGCAGTTTCTGCCGCTTGATTTTGAAAACCTGAACATCGTCGAGGAGTACATTCACGAAGGTCTGCGCGGGCGCTACCTCGTGCTGCACGGCGACGTGTTTGATACCATCACCAAAAACTTCGTCTGGCTCGCGCACCTAGGCGACTGGGGTTACCGCGCGCTGTTGAAAATCAACCGCGCCTACAACGCCTGGCGTGCCTGGCGCGGGCTCGAATATTGGTCGCTGAGCAAAGCGATCAAAGCCCGGGTAAAATCCGCGGTGAACCACGTATCGAATTTTGAGGAACACATTGCCGAGCTCGCCAAGGCGCGCGGCTGCACCGGAGTCATGTGCGGCCACATCCACACGGCTGCCGACAAGATGCTCGGCGAGATTCACTACCTCAACAGCGGCGACTGGGTTGAGTCGCTGACCGCCGTCGTCGAGCACCACGACGGCCGCTTTGAGCTGATTAACTACGTCGATTTCCTCCGCAAGTTCCCTCAGCCCGCCGAAGACAGCAGCGAATCCGATTTGGTGAGTTCGTCCCTGTAG